The Euphorbia lathyris chromosome 3, ddEupLath1.1, whole genome shotgun sequence genome contains a region encoding:
- the LOC136221660 gene encoding uncharacterized protein, whose amino-acid sequence MEKEQSLPSLPYQLQGDSAAMEDQVMSEVHLGCPVHSSGPHISHFTISIPPDANNGRCEGLCKDEEGPMHRMICVDEDGDLVLTRRTNYSTRSFSISIQHNITSSIPSVGLQIWKAELVLSDFLLHKMFTSSEFVGITALELGAGTGLAGMLLAHVAKTVFLTDRGDEILNNCARNVLLNSEAISYKGLIHVRELDWVNSWPPTLRLENSIENKRYSWSPSEIEEAQAASLLVAADVIYSDDLTDSLFNILERLMSLGTPKVLYLALEKRYNFSLDDLDVVANGYSHFLSYFRKEEECEDLKLGCSPCFVGKRLDLSLIPQYVEGYERGNDVELWQINYGGRIA is encoded by the exons ATGGAGAAAGAGCAATCCCTACCATCCTTGCCATATCAATTGCAAGGAGATTCGGCGGCAATGGAAGATCAGGTGATGAGCGAAGTTCACCTGGGCTGCCCAGTCCACTCCTCGGGCCCCCACATTTCTCATTTCACCATCTCCATTCCACCTG ATGCTAATAATGGCAGATGTGAGGGTTTATGTAAAGATGAAGAAGGTCCTATGCACCGGATGATTTGTGTAGACGAAGATGGCGATCTTGTTCTAACTAGACGCACCA ATTATTCAACTCGTAGTTTTAGTATAAGCATACAGCATAATATCACATCATCAATTCCAAGTGTTGGGTTACAG ATTTGGAAGGCGGAACTTGTATTATCTGACTTTTTGTTGCATAAGATGTTCACTTCATCTGAATTCGTTGGGATTACTGCACTAGAACTTGGCGCTGGAACTG GACTAGCGGGGATGTTGCTTGCACATGTTGCTAAGACAGTGTTTCTAACAG ATCGTGGTGATGAAATACTCAACAACTGTGCAAGGAACGTTCTCCTTAATTCTGAAGCAATAAGCTATAAAGGTTTGATTCATGTACGTGAACTTGACTGGGTGAATTCATGGCCTCCCACGTTACGCTTGGAAAATTCTATCGAAAATAAGAG GTATTCTTGGAGCCcttcagaaattgaagaagctCAGGCAGCTTCTTTGCTTGTAGCTGCTGACGTGATATACAGTGATGATTTGACTGATTCTCTTTTCAATATTCTAGAGAGACTAATGTCTTTGGGTACTCCAAAG GTTTTGTACTTGGCACTGGAAAAGCGATACAACTTTAGTCTTGATGATCTTGATGTTGTTGCAAATGGTTATTCACATTTCTTAAGTTACTTTAGGAAGGAGGAAG AATGTGAGGACCTTAAGCTTGGATGTTCCCCTTGTTTTGTGGGCAAACGacttgatctttcactaattcCACAGTATGTCGAAGGGTATGAAAGAGGAAATGATGTTGAGCTTTGGCAGATCAATTATGGTGGAAGAATAGCCTGA
- the LOC136221793 gene encoding uncharacterized protein isoform X1 gives MLDGLLKSKYHTKCKSLLRMIKTRLEVLKKKKCSVVKFLKNDIADLLRNGLDTNAYGRAQGVLVEQKMITCYDFMDQFCDCVSINVNAMTKQRECPDDCKEAVQSLMYAAARISEIPELRDLRKVFTERYGNCLEPFTNKQFAECFVPVSATRGMKLELLDQIASEFNLNWNSKSLQNELTSHQDEKNGHSSFKNKRNTGKNGIEEGYNLPRSSSEDETISSRRGDSSDLASSSSVGNSSEDEVESKKPLSYKSIPPPYVKAVPPKDVDFAEESSPKPRSVRRKPAENIGSVERPLKPPPGREMSVYGKEEAKMKYNLSWKRSNEGFGIRKSKSDEMPERVIDEEAEKAIKKHNRTVSEQPQFKHVHPNLPDDFDDLAARLAALRGR, from the exons ATGCTAGACGGGTTATTGAAATCAAAGTATCACACAAAATG CAAGTCGCTCTTGAGGATGATAAAGACGAGGCTGgaggttttaaagaagaagaaatgttCTGTTGTTAAGTTCTTGAAGAATGATATTGCTGATCTTCTCAGAAACGGTCTTGATACAAATGCTTATGGAAGG GCTCAGGGGGTCCTGGTTGAGCAAAAGATGATAACTTGCTATGATTTCATGGACCAATTCTGTGATTGTGTATCTATCAATGTTAATGCCATGACTAAACAAAG AGAATGCCCTGATGATTGTAAAGAAGCTGTGCAATCTCTAATGTATGCTGCAGCAAGAATTTCTGAGATTCCGGAACTACGAGACCTTCGAAAAGTGTTCACTGAACGATACGGGAACTGTCTCGAACCGTTTACTAATAAGCAG TTTGCCGAGTGTTTTGTGCCAGTTTCTGCTACCAGGGGGATGAAACTTGAGCTCCTTGATCAAATAGCATCAGAATTCAATCTGAATTGGAATTCTAAATCCTTGCAAAATGAACTCACTTCGCAT CAGGATGAGAAGAATGGACATTCATCTTTCAAGAACAAAAGGAACACAGGGAAGAATGGGATTGAAGAGGGGTATAATCTTCCCAGAAGCAGCAGCGAAGATGAGACCATATCGTCCCGAAGAGGAGACAGCAGTGATCTAGCTAGTTCAAGTTCAGTTGGAAATTCATCAGAGGATGAAGTTGAATCCAAGAAGCCATTATCTTACAAATCCATTCCACCTCCTTATGTCAAAGCAGTGCCCCCAAAAGATGTTGATTTCGCAGAAGAATCGAGCCCGAAACCAAGATCAGTGCGAAGAAAGCCAGCTGAGAATATAGGCAGTGTCGAAAGACCATTGAAGCCACCGCCAGGGCGCGAAATGTCCGTGTACGGTAAAGAAGAAGCAAAGATGAAGTACAATCTATCATGGAAAAGAAGTAATGAAGGTTTTGGTATAAGAAAATCAAAATCTGATGAAATGCCTGAAAGAGTAATAGATGAAGAAGCAGAAAAGGCAATAAAGAAGCATAATCGGACGGTATCCGAACAGCCTCAGTTCAAGCATGTTCATCCTAATCTGCCTGATGATTTCGATGATTTAGCTGCAAGACTTGCAGCCCTTAGGGGAAGATAG
- the LOC136221793 gene encoding uncharacterized protein isoform X2, whose amino-acid sequence MLDGLLKSKYHTKCKSLLRMIKTRLEVLKKKKCSVVKFLKNDIADLLRNGLDTNAYGRAQGVLVEQKMITCYDFMDQFCDCVSINVNAMTKQRECPDDCKEAVQSLMYAAARISEIPELRDLRKVFTERYGNCLEPFTNKQFAECFVPVSATRGMKLELLDQIASEFNLNWNSKSLQNELTSHDEKNGHSSFKNKRNTGKNGIEEGYNLPRSSSEDETISSRRGDSSDLASSSSVGNSSEDEVESKKPLSYKSIPPPYVKAVPPKDVDFAEESSPKPRSVRRKPAENIGSVERPLKPPPGREMSVYGKEEAKMKYNLSWKRSNEGFGIRKSKSDEMPERVIDEEAEKAIKKHNRTVSEQPQFKHVHPNLPDDFDDLAARLAALRGR is encoded by the exons ATGCTAGACGGGTTATTGAAATCAAAGTATCACACAAAATG CAAGTCGCTCTTGAGGATGATAAAGACGAGGCTGgaggttttaaagaagaagaaatgttCTGTTGTTAAGTTCTTGAAGAATGATATTGCTGATCTTCTCAGAAACGGTCTTGATACAAATGCTTATGGAAGG GCTCAGGGGGTCCTGGTTGAGCAAAAGATGATAACTTGCTATGATTTCATGGACCAATTCTGTGATTGTGTATCTATCAATGTTAATGCCATGACTAAACAAAG AGAATGCCCTGATGATTGTAAAGAAGCTGTGCAATCTCTAATGTATGCTGCAGCAAGAATTTCTGAGATTCCGGAACTACGAGACCTTCGAAAAGTGTTCACTGAACGATACGGGAACTGTCTCGAACCGTTTACTAATAAGCAG TTTGCCGAGTGTTTTGTGCCAGTTTCTGCTACCAGGGGGATGAAACTTGAGCTCCTTGATCAAATAGCATCAGAATTCAATCTGAATTGGAATTCTAAATCCTTGCAAAATGAACTCACTTCGCAT GATGAGAAGAATGGACATTCATCTTTCAAGAACAAAAGGAACACAGGGAAGAATGGGATTGAAGAGGGGTATAATCTTCCCAGAAGCAGCAGCGAAGATGAGACCATATCGTCCCGAAGAGGAGACAGCAGTGATCTAGCTAGTTCAAGTTCAGTTGGAAATTCATCAGAGGATGAAGTTGAATCCAAGAAGCCATTATCTTACAAATCCATTCCACCTCCTTATGTCAAAGCAGTGCCCCCAAAAGATGTTGATTTCGCAGAAGAATCGAGCCCGAAACCAAGATCAGTGCGAAGAAAGCCAGCTGAGAATATAGGCAGTGTCGAAAGACCATTGAAGCCACCGCCAGGGCGCGAAATGTCCGTGTACGGTAAAGAAGAAGCAAAGATGAAGTACAATCTATCATGGAAAAGAAGTAATGAAGGTTTTGGTATAAGAAAATCAAAATCTGATGAAATGCCTGAAAGAGTAATAGATGAAGAAGCAGAAAAGGCAATAAAGAAGCATAATCGGACGGTATCCGAACAGCCTCAGTTCAAGCATGTTCATCCTAATCTGCCTGATGATTTCGATGATTTAGCTGCAAGACTTGCAGCCCTTAGGGGAAGATAG